A window from Pseudomonas frederiksbergensis encodes these proteins:
- a CDS encoding thiopurine S-methyltransferase has translation MQPEFWHKRWTSNQIGFHLPEVNPYLQRYWPQLGLEEGARVLVPLCGKSLDLLWLAKCGHEVLGIELSEKAVEDFFHEHQFDPDVSDQGPFTVYRAGSIEIWCGDFFALTAGDVADCSALYDRAALIALPPKMREQYAEHLKRIMPKDSLGLLITLDYDQAQMEGPPFAVLDDEVQRLFGASWELKILEDQDVLGESWKFLEKGVTRLEERVYRVSSR, from the coding sequence ATGCAGCCGGAGTTTTGGCACAAGCGGTGGACGTCGAATCAGATCGGCTTTCACCTGCCGGAAGTGAATCCATATCTGCAACGGTACTGGCCGCAGCTGGGCCTGGAAGAGGGCGCGCGCGTACTGGTGCCGTTATGTGGGAAAAGCCTGGATCTGCTGTGGCTGGCGAAATGCGGGCATGAGGTGCTGGGCATCGAATTGTCGGAAAAAGCGGTGGAAGACTTTTTCCACGAGCATCAATTTGATCCGGACGTCAGCGATCAAGGCCCCTTCACGGTCTATCGGGCGGGCTCGATCGAGATCTGGTGTGGTGATTTCTTCGCGTTGACGGCCGGCGACGTTGCCGATTGCAGCGCGCTGTACGACCGCGCTGCGTTGATCGCCTTGCCACCGAAGATGCGCGAGCAATATGCCGAGCATCTGAAGCGGATTATGCCGAAGGATTCGCTGGGGCTGCTGATTACCCTGGATTACGACCAGGCACAAATGGAGGGACCGCCCTTTGCCGTGCTGGATGACGAAGTGCAGCGGTTGTTCGGTGCGTCGTGGGAGTTAAAGATTCTGGAAGATCAGGACGTTCTGGGCGAAAGCTGGAAGTTCCTGGAAAAGGGTGTTACGCGGCTTGAAGAGCGGGTTTATCGGGTTTCCAGCCGATAG
- a CDS encoding UTRA domain-containing protein — MRIETTKAVTAIGQVLQEQLDHGLLAPGSKLPAERKLSELFATTRITVREALLQLEAQGQIYREERRGWFVSPPRLAYNLMQRSHFHAMVSAQGRVPSTEVISARLQPASAAVCAWLQLPALSSVIQICRARRIDGRLVLYVEHYLNPQFFPGILDFDLNQSITELYARHYDLHYGRVRFEIVPTALSVDAAAALRVSVGSPGLRIARVNYDQHERLIDCDLEFWRHDAIHVGVDVV, encoded by the coding sequence ATGCGCATCGAGACAACCAAAGCGGTGACAGCCATCGGGCAGGTTCTGCAAGAACAGCTCGACCATGGCCTGTTGGCGCCCGGGAGCAAACTGCCGGCCGAGCGCAAGCTCAGTGAGTTGTTCGCAACCACGCGGATCACCGTGCGTGAAGCGTTGTTGCAACTGGAAGCCCAGGGGCAGATTTATCGGGAGGAGCGCCGTGGCTGGTTCGTATCGCCACCGCGCCTGGCCTATAACCTGATGCAGCGCAGTCACTTTCACGCAATGGTCAGTGCACAGGGGCGGGTGCCGTCCACCGAGGTGATTTCCGCGCGGTTGCAACCGGCGTCGGCGGCGGTCTGTGCCTGGTTGCAGTTGCCGGCGTTGTCCAGCGTGATTCAGATTTGCCGGGCGCGGCGGATAGATGGGCGGCTGGTGTTGTATGTGGAGCACTATTTGAATCCGCAGTTTTTTCCGGGGATTCTGGACTTCGATCTGAATCAGTCAATTACCGAACTGTATGCCCGGCATTACGACTTGCACTATGGGCGGGTGCGTTTCGAGATTGTGCCGACGGCGTTGTCGGTGGATGCGGCGGCGGCTTTACGGGTGTCGGTGGGGAGCCCGGGGTTGCGCATCGCTCGGGTCAATTACGATCAGCATGAACGGTTGATCGATTGTGATCTGGAGTTTTGGCGGCACGATGCGATTCATGTCGGGGTTGATGTGGTCTGA
- a CDS encoding ABC transporter permease — protein sequence MTRGKWLAALCLVPFALFFIVFQIAPLTWVMINSLQSEEFGWGIANFTRIFNSKFYLQAIQFSLEISFWSSVFGIIIAVLGAYSLRRVDSKLRNFVNAFANMTSNFAGVPLAFAFIILLGFNGSFTIMLKQAGIIQDFNLYSKTGLIILYTYFQIPLGVLLLYPAFDALREDWRESAALLGANGWQFWRHIGLPVLTPALLGTFVILLANALGAYATVYALTTGNFNVLPIRIAAMVSGDISLDPNLASALAVVLVALMTLVTIVHQLLLKRSYHVSR from the coding sequence ATGACCCGCGGAAAATGGCTGGCAGCCTTGTGTCTGGTGCCTTTCGCATTGTTCTTTATCGTATTCCAGATCGCCCCGCTGACCTGGGTGATGATCAACAGCCTGCAATCGGAAGAGTTCGGCTGGGGCATTGCTAACTTCACCAGGATCTTCAATTCGAAGTTCTATCTGCAGGCGATCCAGTTCAGCCTCGAGATCAGTTTCTGGTCCAGCGTGTTCGGGATCATCATCGCGGTGCTCGGCGCCTATTCCCTGCGCCGGGTCGACTCGAAACTGCGCAACTTCGTCAACGCCTTCGCCAACATGACCAGCAACTTTGCCGGCGTGCCTTTGGCCTTCGCGTTCATCATCCTGCTGGGCTTCAACGGCAGCTTCACCATCATGCTCAAGCAGGCCGGGATCATTCAGGACTTCAACCTGTATTCGAAAACCGGGCTGATCATTCTCTACACCTACTTCCAGATTCCGCTCGGCGTGCTGCTGCTCTACCCGGCCTTTGATGCGTTGCGCGAAGACTGGCGCGAATCCGCCGCGTTGCTCGGCGCCAATGGCTGGCAGTTCTGGCGGCACATCGGTTTGCCCGTGCTGACCCCGGCGCTGCTCGGTACGTTTGTGATCCTGTTGGCCAACGCCTTGGGCGCCTACGCGACGGTGTACGCACTGACCACCGGCAACTTCAACGTGCTGCCGATCCGCATCGCGGCGATGGTTTCCGGCGACATTTCCCTGGACCCGAACCTGGCCAGTGCTCTGGCCGTGGTACTGGTGGCATTGATGACCCTGGTGACCATCGTGCATCAGTTGCTGTTGAAGAGGAGCTACCATGTCTCGCGCTGA
- a CDS encoding glutathione peroxidase has translation MSDNLLSIPCTTIKGEQKTLADFAGKAVLVVNTASKCGFTPQYKGLEELWQTYKDQGLVVLGFPCNQFGKQEPGNEGAISEFCELNFGVSFPLFKKIEVNGAGAHPLFVQLKKRAPGVLGSQGIKWNFTKFLIGKDGQLVKRFAPATKPQDLSREIEALLK, from the coding sequence ATGAGCGACAACCTGCTGAGCATCCCTTGCACCACCATCAAGGGTGAGCAAAAGACCCTGGCCGATTTCGCCGGCAAGGCCGTGCTGGTGGTCAACACCGCGAGCAAATGCGGTTTCACCCCCCAGTACAAAGGTCTTGAAGAGTTGTGGCAGACCTACAAGGATCAAGGTCTGGTGGTGCTGGGTTTTCCGTGTAACCAGTTCGGCAAGCAAGAGCCGGGCAACGAAGGGGCGATTTCCGAGTTCTGCGAGTTGAACTTCGGCGTCAGTTTCCCGCTGTTCAAAAAGATTGAAGTCAATGGCGCCGGTGCCCATCCGCTGTTCGTTCAACTGAAAAAGCGCGCGCCGGGTGTGCTGGGTTCCCAAGGCATCAAGTGGAACTTCACCAAGTTTCTGATTGGCAAGGATGGTCAACTGGTCAAGCGCTTCGCCCCCGCGACCAAGCCGCAGGACCTGAGCCGCGAGATCGAAGCCCTGCTCAAATGA
- a CDS encoding ABC transporter permease yields the protein MSRAELGPVGIYHRVVVYLLFAILLLPLLGTLIYSISSSWSATILPSGFTVKWYLELWSDPRFLHSFGQSLLVCVGSLILSVVLILPLLFVVHYHFPKLDALMNILILLPFAVPPVVSSVGLLQLYGSGPFAMVGTPWILIGCYFTVALPFMYRAITNNLQAINLRDLMDSAQLLGASTWQAAFLVVLPNLRKGLMVALLLSFSFLFGEFVFANILVGTRFETLQVYLNNMRNSSGHFTSALVISYFFFVLVLTWAANILNKDKSQ from the coding sequence ATGTCTCGCGCTGAACTGGGCCCCGTCGGGATCTATCACCGGGTGGTGGTGTATTTGCTATTTGCCATCCTGCTGCTGCCGTTACTCGGGACGCTGATTTACTCGATCTCCAGCAGTTGGTCGGCGACCATTCTGCCCAGTGGCTTTACCGTTAAATGGTACTTGGAGCTGTGGAGCGATCCGCGCTTTCTCCATTCGTTCGGCCAATCGCTGCTGGTCTGCGTCGGCTCGCTGATTCTGTCCGTGGTGCTGATTCTGCCGCTGCTGTTTGTGGTGCATTACCACTTCCCGAAACTCGATGCCCTGATGAACATCCTGATCCTGCTGCCCTTCGCGGTGCCGCCGGTGGTGTCGTCGGTGGGACTGTTGCAGCTTTACGGTTCCGGGCCATTCGCGATGGTCGGGACGCCGTGGATTCTGATCGGCTGCTACTTCACCGTGGCGCTGCCGTTCATGTACCGGGCAATCACCAATAACCTGCAGGCGATCAATCTGCGCGACCTGATGGACTCCGCTCAGTTGCTCGGTGCCAGCACCTGGCAAGCGGCGTTCCTGGTGGTGCTGCCAAACTTGCGCAAAGGTTTGATGGTGGCGTTGCTGCTGTCGTTCTCGTTCCTGTTCGGTGAGTTCGTGTTCGCCAACATCCTCGTCGGGACCCGCTTCGAAACCCTGCAGGTCTACCTCAACAACATGCGCAACAGCAGCGGCCACTTCACCAGTGCGCTGGTGATTTCCTATTTCTTCTTTGTGCTGGTTCTGACCTGGGCGGCCAATATTTTGAACAAGGACAAAAGCCAATGA
- a CDS encoding pyridoxal phosphate-dependent aminotransferase — MQVSKSNKLANVCYDIRGPVLKHAKRLEEEGHRILKLNIGNPAPFGFEAPDEILQDVIRNLPTAQGYSDSKGLFSARKAVMQYYQQKQVEGVGIEDIYLGNGVSELIVMSLQALLNNGDEVLVPAPDYPLWTAAVSLSGGNPVHYLCDEQANWWPDLADIKAKITPNTKALVIINPNNPTGAVYSKEVLLGMLELARQHNLVVFSDEIYDKILYDDAVHICTASLAPDLLCLTFNGLSKSYRVAGFRSGWIAISGPKHHAQSYIEGIDMLANMRLCANVPSQHAIQTALGGYQSINDLVLPNGRLLEQRNRTWELLNDIPGVSCVKPMGALYAFPRIDPKVCPIHNDEKFVLDLLLSEKLLVVQGTAFNWPWPDHFRVVTLPRVDELDMAIGRIGNFLKSYRQ; from the coding sequence ATGCAGGTCAGCAAATCGAACAAGCTCGCCAACGTCTGCTACGACATTCGCGGCCCAGTGCTCAAGCACGCCAAACGCCTGGAAGAGGAAGGCCATCGCATCCTCAAGCTGAACATCGGCAACCCGGCGCCTTTTGGTTTCGAAGCGCCGGATGAAATCCTCCAGGACGTCATCCGCAATCTGCCGACGGCTCAGGGCTACAGCGATTCCAAAGGTCTGTTCAGCGCCCGCAAGGCCGTGATGCAGTACTACCAGCAAAAGCAGGTAGAAGGCGTCGGCATTGAAGACATCTATTTGGGCAACGGCGTTTCCGAGCTGATCGTGATGTCGCTGCAGGCCCTGCTCAACAACGGCGATGAAGTGCTGGTGCCGGCCCCGGACTACCCGCTGTGGACTGCCGCGGTGAGCCTGTCGGGCGGCAACCCGGTGCATTACCTGTGCGACGAGCAGGCCAACTGGTGGCCGGATCTGGCCGACATCAAGGCCAAGATCACCCCGAACACCAAGGCACTGGTGATCATCAATCCGAACAACCCGACCGGCGCGGTGTATTCGAAAGAAGTCCTGTTGGGCATGCTGGAACTGGCCCGTCAGCACAACCTGGTAGTTTTTTCCGACGAGATCTACGACAAGATTCTGTACGACGATGCCGTGCACATCTGCACGGCGTCCCTGGCGCCAGACTTGCTGTGCCTGACCTTCAACGGTCTGTCCAAGTCCTATCGCGTCGCGGGTTTCCGTTCCGGCTGGATCGCCATTTCCGGCCCGAAACACCATGCCCAGAGCTACATCGAAGGTATCGACATGCTGGCCAACATGCGCCTGTGTGCCAACGTACCGAGCCAGCACGCGATCCAGACCGCCCTCGGCGGCTACCAGAGCATCAATGATCTGGTATTACCCAACGGACGATTGTTGGAACAGCGCAATCGCACTTGGGAGCTGCTCAACGATATTCCCGGCGTGAGCTGCGTCAAGCCAATGGGCGCGCTGTATGCGTTCCCAAGGATCGACCCGAAAGTCTGCCCGATCCATAACGACGAGAAATTCGTGCTCGACCTGCTGCTGTCGGAGAAGCTGCTGGTGGTACAAGGCACGGCCTTCAACTGGCCTTGGCCGGACCACTTCCGTGTGGTGACCCTGCCGCGCGTGGACGAGCTGGACATGGCCATCGGACGTATCGGCAACTTCCTCAAGTCCTATCGCCAGTAA
- a CDS encoding alkaline phosphatase family protein yields the protein MKHNVILVVLDGLNYEVARHAMGHLQAYVGAGRAALYKLECELPALSRPLYECILTGVTPIDSGIVHNNVSRLSNQRSIYHYASDAGLVTAAAAYHWVSELYNRSPFVAARDRHTDDLDLPIQHGHFYWNDHYPDSHLFADAENLRLRHAPNFLLIHPMNIDDAGHKHGLDTPQYRNSARSADIILADYLQTWLDAGYQVLVTADHGMNNDRSHNGLLQEEREVPLFVLGDAFSFNANAAPKQTEICGTVCELLGVPHDKPVCRELLK from the coding sequence ATGAAGCACAACGTCATCCTTGTCGTGCTCGACGGCCTCAATTACGAGGTCGCCCGTCACGCCATGGGGCACCTGCAGGCTTATGTCGGCGCAGGACGCGCGGCACTCTACAAACTGGAGTGCGAATTGCCGGCGCTGTCCCGACCGCTTTACGAGTGCATCCTGACCGGTGTCACCCCGATCGACAGTGGCATCGTTCACAACAACGTCTCGCGCCTGTCGAACCAGCGCAGCATCTATCACTACGCCAGCGATGCCGGCCTTGTCACCGCCGCCGCGGCCTATCACTGGGTCAGTGAGCTGTATAACCGTTCGCCGTTCGTGGCCGCGCGGGATCGTCACACCGACGACCTGGACCTGCCGATCCAGCACGGTCATTTCTACTGGAACGATCACTACCCGGACTCGCACCTGTTCGCCGACGCCGAAAACCTGCGCCTGCGTCATGCGCCGAATTTTTTACTGATCCATCCCATGAACATTGACGACGCCGGGCACAAGCACGGTCTCGACACCCCGCAGTACCGCAACAGCGCCCGTTCGGCCGACATAATTCTGGCCGATTACCTGCAAACCTGGCTCGACGCCGGGTATCAGGTGCTGGTGACCGCCGACCATGGCATGAACAACGATCGTTCCCACAACGGCCTGCTGCAGGAAGAACGCGAAGTACCGCTGTTCGTCCTCGGCGATGCTTTCAGCTTCAATGCCAACGCCGCACCGAAACAGACTGAAATCTGCGGCACTGTCTGTGAACTGCTGGGCGTGCCCCATGACAAACCTGTGTGCCGGGAGCTGCTCAAGTGA
- a CDS encoding ABC transporter substrate-binding protein, whose amino-acid sequence MKQLFLASLLGSTIAMCTAAMAADSDLKTLEAAAKAEGEVNSVGMPDNWANWKGTWDDLAKNYGLKHIDTDMSSAQEIAKFAAEKDNATADIGDVGAAFGPIAVKQGVVQPYKPSTWDQIPSWAKDKDGNWALAYTGTIAFIVNKKLLHGSDAPTKWADLKDGKYKVSIGDVSTAAQAANGVLAAALANGGNEKNLQPALDLFSDIAKQGRLSMANPTIATMEKGEIEVGVVWDFNGLSYKAKMANPDDYTVLIPSDGSVISGYTTIINKYAKHPNAAKLTREYIFSDAGQINLARGNARPIRAEHLTLPPEVQAQLLPNEQYKKVTPIKDADAWEKTSKALPQKWQEEVIINMP is encoded by the coding sequence ATGAAACAGCTTTTCCTGGCCTCACTGTTAGGCTCGACCATTGCCATGTGTACCGCCGCGATGGCGGCTGATAGCGATTTGAAAACCCTCGAAGCCGCGGCGAAAGCGGAAGGTGAGGTCAACAGCGTCGGCATGCCCGACAACTGGGCCAACTGGAAAGGCACCTGGGATGACCTGGCCAAGAACTACGGCCTGAAACACATCGACACCGATATGAGCTCGGCCCAGGAAATCGCCAAGTTCGCCGCTGAAAAAGACAATGCCACTGCCGATATCGGTGATGTCGGTGCCGCGTTCGGTCCGATCGCGGTGAAGCAAGGCGTTGTGCAACCTTACAAGCCAAGCACCTGGGATCAGATCCCGAGCTGGGCCAAGGATAAGGACGGCAACTGGGCGCTCGCCTACACCGGCACCATCGCGTTCATCGTCAACAAAAAGCTGCTGCACGGTTCCGACGCTCCGACCAAATGGGCTGACCTCAAGGACGGCAAATACAAGGTTTCCATCGGTGATGTGAGCACCGCGGCCCAAGCCGCCAACGGTGTTCTGGCTGCCGCGCTCGCCAATGGTGGCAATGAGAAAAACCTCCAGCCGGCGCTGGATCTGTTTTCCGATATCGCCAAGCAAGGCCGCCTGTCGATGGCCAACCCGACAATTGCCACCATGGAAAAGGGTGAAATCGAAGTCGGCGTGGTCTGGGACTTCAACGGTCTGAGCTACAAGGCCAAAATGGCCAACCCGGATGACTACACCGTGCTGATTCCCTCCGATGGCTCGGTGATCTCTGGTTACACCACCATCATCAACAAGTACGCCAAGCACCCGAATGCCGCCAAGCTGACCCGCGAATACATTTTCAGCGACGCTGGCCAGATCAATCTGGCGCGCGGCAACGCCCGTCCGATCCGCGCCGAGCATCTGACTCTGCCGCCCGAGGTTCAGGCCCAGTTGCTGCCTAACGAGCAGTACAAAAAGGTCACGCCGATCAAAGACGCCGATGCATGGGAAAAGACCTCCAAAGCCCTTCCGCAGAAGTGGCAGGAAGAAGTCATCATCAACATGCCGTAA
- a CDS encoding MarR family winged helix-turn-helix transcriptional regulator, which produces MNTLSVDSLKLDSQLCFKLYAASRAVIRAYKPMLDQLGLTYPQYLAMLVLWEWQDAAPEQPTVKALGERLALDSGTLTPLLKRLEQLQLVQRQRSVRDEREVHLSLSPTGKALRDQVGPLKARLLCDSGVDLDRLNDLRDGLDHLLRQIKVLS; this is translated from the coding sequence ATGAACACCTTGTCAGTCGATTCCCTGAAGCTTGACAGTCAACTGTGCTTCAAGCTGTACGCCGCTTCCCGGGCGGTGATCCGCGCCTACAAGCCGATGCTCGATCAGCTCGGCCTGACCTACCCGCAATACCTGGCGATGCTGGTGTTGTGGGAATGGCAGGACGCAGCGCCAGAGCAGCCGACGGTCAAGGCGTTGGGCGAACGTCTGGCGCTGGATTCCGGCACGCTGACGCCGTTGCTCAAGCGTCTTGAGCAACTGCAACTGGTTCAGCGGCAGCGCTCGGTGCGGGACGAGCGGGAAGTACACTTGAGCCTGTCGCCAACCGGCAAGGCTTTGCGCGATCAGGTCGGGCCGCTCAAGGCCCGTCTGTTATGCGACAGCGGTGTCGATCTGGATCGCTTGAATGATCTGCGCGACGGCCTTGATCACCTGTTGAGGCAAATCAAAGTACTGTCGTAG
- a CDS encoding DODA-type extradiol aromatic ring-opening family dioxygenase: MFPSLYISHGSPMLALEPGASGPALARLAAELPKPEAIVIVSAHWESNELLVSGNPQPETWHDFGGFPQALFNVQYPAPGNPKLAAEVVELLKSNGLPARIDAERPFDHGVWVPLSLMYPQADIPVVQVSLPTRGGPALQTRVGHALASLREHGVLLIGSGSITHNLRELDWHAGPESVEPWAQAFRDWMIEKLAANDEPALHDYRQQAPNAVRNHPSDEHLLPLYFARGAGGTFSVSHKGFTMGALGMDIYRFG, from the coding sequence ATGTTCCCCAGCCTTTACATATCCCATGGCTCGCCCATGTTGGCACTGGAACCGGGCGCCAGCGGGCCCGCTCTTGCTCGCCTGGCGGCAGAATTGCCGAAACCCGAGGCCATCGTCATTGTTTCTGCGCATTGGGAAAGCAATGAGTTGCTCGTCAGCGGCAATCCCCAGCCTGAAACCTGGCATGACTTCGGCGGTTTTCCGCAGGCGTTGTTCAACGTGCAATACCCGGCACCCGGCAATCCAAAATTGGCCGCAGAGGTTGTCGAACTGCTGAAAAGCAATGGCCTGCCCGCTCGCATCGACGCCGAACGGCCGTTCGACCATGGGGTCTGGGTGCCCTTGTCATTGATGTATCCACAAGCCGACATCCCCGTGGTGCAAGTTTCGCTACCCACCCGCGGCGGCCCGGCCCTGCAGACCCGTGTCGGTCATGCCCTGGCCAGCCTGCGCGAACATGGCGTGTTGCTGATTGGTTCCGGGAGCATCACCCACAACCTGCGCGAACTGGACTGGCACGCCGGCCCGGAAAGCGTCGAACCCTGGGCCCAGGCATTTCGTGACTGGATGATCGAAAAACTCGCTGCCAACGACGAACCCGCGTTGCACGATTACCGTCAGCAAGCACCGAATGCCGTGCGCAACCACCCCAGTGATGAACATCTGTTGCCGTTGTACTTTGCGCGCGGTGCGGGAGGTACATTCAGCGTGAGCCACAAGGGATTCACCATGGGCGCCCTGGGCATGGACATTTACCGATTCGGGTAA
- the msrB gene encoding peptide-methionine (R)-S-oxide reductase MsrB, translated as MEKLEKTQEEWRAMLDPEQYNVCRLKGTERPFSGKYNDTKTDGVYHCICCNEPLFDSKTKFDSGCGWPSFYAPIGDSAMVEIRDVSHGMIRTEVVCAKCDAHLGHVFPDGPPPTGLRYCINSVCLDLAPRA; from the coding sequence ATGGAAAAGTTGGAAAAAACCCAGGAAGAATGGCGGGCGATGCTCGATCCGGAGCAGTACAACGTTTGCCGCCTCAAGGGCACCGAGCGGCCGTTCTCCGGCAAGTACAACGACACCAAAACTGACGGTGTCTACCACTGCATCTGCTGCAACGAGCCGCTGTTCGATTCCAAGACCAAATTTGATTCCGGCTGCGGCTGGCCGAGCTTTTATGCACCGATCGGCGACAGTGCCATGGTCGAGATCCGTGACGTCAGCCACGGCATGATCCGCACCGAAGTGGTCTGCGCCAAATGCGATGCGCACCTGGGGCACGTGTTCCCGGACGGCCCGCCGCCGACCGGCCTGCGTTATTGCATCAACTCAGTGTGCCTGGACCTGGCACCGCGCGCGTAA
- the htpX gene encoding protease HtpX, translating to MMRILLFLATNLAVVLIASITLSLFGFNGFMAANGVDLNLNQLLIFCAVFGFAGSLFSLFISKWMAKMSTSTQIISQPRTRHEQWLLQTVEQLSREAGIKMPEVGIFPAYEANAFATGWNKNDALVAVSQGLLERFSPDEVKAVLAHEIGHVANGDMVTLALVQGVVNTFVMFFARIIGNFVDKVIFKNEEGQGIAYYVATIFAELVLGILASAIVMWFSRKREFRADEAGARLAGTAAMIGALQRLRAEQGLPVHMPDTLTAFGINGGLKQGFARMFMSHPPLEERIDALRRRG from the coding sequence ATGATGCGCATCCTGCTGTTTTTGGCCACTAACCTGGCGGTCGTGCTGATTGCCAGCATCACCCTGAGCCTTTTCGGCTTCAACGGGTTCATGGCGGCCAACGGGGTTGATCTCAACCTCAATCAGCTGCTGATTTTCTGTGCGGTCTTTGGTTTCGCCGGTTCGCTGTTCTCGCTGTTCATCTCCAAGTGGATGGCGAAGATGAGCACCAGCACCCAAATCATCAGCCAGCCGCGCACACGTCACGAGCAATGGCTGCTGCAAACCGTCGAGCAATTGTCCCGGGAAGCCGGGATCAAGATGCCCGAAGTCGGTATTTTCCCGGCCTACGAGGCGAACGCCTTTGCCACCGGCTGGAACAAGAACGATGCGTTGGTCGCGGTCAGCCAAGGGCTGCTCGAACGCTTCTCGCCTGATGAAGTGAAGGCCGTTCTGGCCCACGAAATCGGCCACGTCGCCAATGGCGACATGGTCACCCTGGCATTGGTCCAGGGCGTGGTGAACACCTTCGTGATGTTCTTCGCACGGATCATCGGCAACTTTGTCGACAAGGTGATCTTCAAGAACGAAGAAGGCCAAGGCATCGCCTATTACGTGGCGACCATCTTCGCCGAGCTGGTCCTGGGCATTCTGGCCAGCGCCATCGTCATGTGGTTCTCGCGTAAACGCGAATTCCGTGCAGACGAAGCCGGTGCACGCCTGGCCGGCACCGCCGCAATGATCGGCGCCCTGCAACGCCTGCGGGCCGAACAGGGGCTGCCGGTGCACATGCCGGACACCCTGACGGCTTTCGGCATCAACGGTGGCCTCAAACAAGGGTTCGCCCGCATGTTCATGAGCCACCCGCCGCTGGAAGAGCGTATTGACGCGTTGCGTCGTCGGGGCTGA
- a CDS encoding ABC transporter ATP-binding protein yields MSFVSVQHLLKSYAGTTVFSDINCEIQKGEFVTLLGPSGCGKSTLLRCIAGLTSVDGGKILLDGQDLVPLSPQKRGIGMVFQSYALFPNMTVEQNVAFGLRMQKVNADDSHRRVAEVLKLVELNDFAARYPHQLSGGQCQRVALARSLVTRPRLLLLDEPLSALDARIRKHLREQIRQIQRELGLTTIFVTHDQEEALTMSDRIFLMNQGKIVQSGDAQTLYTAPIDLFAAGFIGNYNLLDADSATKLLQRPITHRIAIRPEAIELSLNGELDAQIRSHSLLGNVIRYRVEARGVELVVDVLNRSAADLHPDGQRLALSIDPTALCEVA; encoded by the coding sequence ATGAGCTTCGTCAGCGTCCAACACCTACTGAAAAGCTACGCGGGCACCACGGTGTTCAGCGACATCAACTGTGAAATCCAGAAGGGTGAGTTCGTCACCCTCCTCGGCCCGTCCGGTTGCGGCAAGTCCACACTGCTACGCTGCATCGCCGGGCTGACCTCGGTGGATGGCGGCAAAATCCTGCTCGATGGCCAGGACCTCGTGCCGTTGAGCCCGCAAAAACGCGGGATTGGCATGGTGTTCCAGAGCTACGCGCTGTTTCCGAATATGACTGTCGAGCAGAACGTCGCCTTTGGTTTGCGCATGCAGAAGGTCAACGCCGACGACAGCCATAGGCGTGTTGCCGAAGTACTGAAACTGGTGGAACTCAATGACTTCGCCGCGCGTTATCCGCATCAACTGTCCGGCGGTCAATGCCAGCGAGTCGCCCTCGCCCGCTCGTTGGTGACCCGGCCTCGCCTGTTGCTGTTGGATGAACCGCTGTCGGCCCTGGATGCACGGATTCGCAAGCACTTGCGCGAACAGATCCGTCAGATCCAGCGCGAACTCGGCTTGACCACGATCTTCGTCACTCACGATCAGGAAGAAGCCCTGACCATGTCCGACCGGATTTTCTTGATGAATCAGGGAAAGATCGTACAAAGCGGCGACGCCCAGACCCTTTACACCGCCCCCATCGATCTCTTTGCCGCAGGTTTCATCGGCAACTACAACCTGCTGGACGCCGACAGCGCCACAAAACTGCTGCAGCGACCGATTACCCACCGCATCGCGATACGCCCGGAAGCCATCGAACTGAGCCTGAACGGCGAACTCGACGCACAAATCCGCAGCCACAGCCTGTTGGGCAACGTGATTCGCTACCGGGTCGAAGCTCGGGGCGTGGAATTGGTGGTGGATGTGCTGAACCGCTCGGCGGCCGATCTGCATCCCGATGGTCAGCGTCTGGCGCTTTCCATCGATCCGACGGCCCTGTGTGAGGTAGCCTGA